The window CGGGGATGCCGGGCATGCCGGGCATCCCGCCGCCCTGGGCCATGCGGGACATCATCTTGCGGGCCTCGAAGAAGCGCTCGACCAGCGACTTCACGGCGCTGACCTCGGCGCCGGATCCCTTGGCGATGCGGGCGCGGCGCGAGCCGTTGATGAGGTGCGGGTCCTGGCGCTCGGCCGGGGTCATCGACTTGATGATCGCCGCCATGCGGTCCACGTCGCGCTCGTCGATGTTGTTGATCTGGTCCTTGATCTGGCCCATGCCGGGCAGCATGCCGAGGAGCTTGGAGATGGAGCCCATCTTGCGGACCTGCTCCATCTGGGCCAGGAAGTCGTCGAGCGTGAACTCCTTCGGGCCCTTCGCCAGCTTGGCCGCCATCTTCTCGGCCTCGGCCTGGCTGAACGTCTTCTCGGCCTGCTCGATCAGGGTGAGCATGTCACCCATGTCGAGGATCCGGCCCGCCATGCGGTCGGGGTGGAAGGCGTCGAACTCGTCGAGCTTCTCGCCGTTCGAGGCGAACATGATCTGCTTGCCGGTGACGTGCGCGATGGAGAGCGCGGCACCGCCTCGGGCGTCGCCGTCGAGCTTGGAGAGCACGACGCCGTCGAAGCCGACGCCGTCGCGGAAGGCCTCCGCGGTGTTGACCGCGTCCTGGCCGATCATGGCGTCGACGACGAAGAGGATCTCGTCGGGGCTGACGGCGTCGCGGATGTCCGCGGCCTGCTGCATCAGCTCCTGGTCGATGCCGAGGCGACCGGCGGTGTCGACGACGACCACGTCGTACTGCTTGGTACGGGCGTACTCGATCGAGTCCTTGGCGACCTGGACCGGGTCACCGACGCCGTTTCCGGGCTGCGGCGCGTAGACGGCGACGCCCGCGCGCTCGGCCACCACGGAGAGCTGGTTGACGGCGTTGGGGCGCTGGAGGTCACACGCCACGAGGAGCGGGGCGTGGCCCTGCCCCTTCAGCCACAGGCCGAGCTTTCCGGCGAGGGTGGTCTTACCGGCACCCTGGAGACCGGCGAGCATGATCACCGTCGGGGCGGTCTTGGCGAAGCGCAGCCGCCGGGTCTCGCCACCGAGGATGGAGACCAGCTCGTCGTTGACGATCTTGAGGACCTGCTGGCCCGGGTTCAGGGCCTTGGAGACCTCTTCGCCGCGGGCGCGCTCCTTGACGTTCGCGATGAAGGAGCGGACGACCGGGAGGGCGACGTCGGCCTCGAGGAGGGCGATACGGATTTCCCGCGCCGCAGCGTCGATGTCCTGCTCGGAGAGGCGACCTTTGCCCCTGAGGGACTTGAAAGTCGAGGCAAGGCGGTCGGAAAGCGTATCGAACACGGTGGTCGCGATTCCTCAGGTCGGGGGCGTGTGGTCGCCCCCCAGGGTATCGGGCCTCGGGACGGATGTGCCCCCGGCCGTCCCAAGCGGCCGGGGTCCCGCCGGCGCACGGGCGGGGAGCAGGGGCGATGCGCTCGATCGGCGGCGCCGCGCGACCCCCGCCGGGGCCCGCGAAGGGCTCGGGCGAGGGGTCGGGCGAGGGTGGCGGCGAGGCGGTGTCAGCGCAGCGCCGCCTCCACCTCGGCGGCCAGCGCCGCCGCCGGGGCCGGCGGCAGCGGCTTGCCGTCGGCGTCGACCACGTACAGGGAGTCCACCGCGTTGGCGCCGAGTGTGGAGACGTGGGCGCTGCGGACGCGGACCCCCGCGAACTCCAGTGCCCGTCCGATCCGGTGCAGCAGTCCGACCGCGTCGGGTGCGCGCACCTCCAGCACCGTGGCCAGCGAGGAGACGTCGGGGATCACGCTGACCCGGGGCGGGGGCGGGACCACTCCGCGCCGCCGGGGGTAGGCCGACTCGCGCTCGGCCAGTTTCGCCGGGACGTCCAGGGAGCCGTCCAGCGCCCGGATCAGGTCGGTCCGCAGCCGTGCCGTCTCGGGCAGGGACCCGTACTCGGCGGCGACCCGCCAGCGCAGCACGAGCACCTCCCCCGGCAGGTCGGGCAGTTCCAGGGAGCGCAGGTCGGCGGCCCGTACGGTCAGCCGGTGCAGGGCCAGTACGCCGGCCGCGGCGGGGAGGACCCCGGGCTGGTCGGGGACGGCGACGACGAGTTCGACGCCGACGGCGTCCTCCTCCTGGCGGGCGTGCAGCGCGAGCACCGGTTCCCCGGTGCGCAGCGCCTCGACCGCGAGGCGTTCCTGTTCCGTGGAGGGGATCTCCGGTTCGGTGGCGGCGGGCGGCGCGCCGCGCAGGACGGCCGCGACGCGGGCGACGAGGTCGGCCACCAGGGAACCGCGCCAGGCGCTCCAGGCGGCCGGCCCGGTGGCCAGGGCGTCGGCCTCGGTGAGCGCGTGCAACAGTTCCAGGGTGCCGGTGGAACCGACGGCCTCCGCGACGGAGCGCACGGTGGCGGGGTCGTCGAGGTCGCGCCGGGTCGCGGTGTCGATGAGCAGCAGGTGGTTGCGGACGAGGACGCCGAGGACGGCGGTGTCCCGCGCGTCGAAGCCCACGCGGGTGGCCACGTCGCGGGCGATGGTCTCGCCGGCGACGGAGTGGTCCCCGGGCCAGCCCTTGCCGATGTCGTGCAGCAGCGCGGCCATCAGCAGCAGGTCGGGGCGGCTCACCCGGCGGGTCATCTCGGAGGCGCGGACGGCGGTCTCGACCAGGTGCCGGTCCACGGTCCAGGTGTGCACGGGGTTGCGCTGTGGCCGGCACCGGACGCGTTCCCAGTCGGGCAGCAGCCGCGTGATCAGCCCTTCCGCTTCGAGGGCCTCCCAGACGCCGATCGTGGGCTCCCCCGCGCCGAGGAGCGTCAGGAGTTGTTCGCGGGCCTCGGCGGGCCAGGGCACGGGCAGGGGTTTCGCCTGCGCCGCGAGCCGGCGTACGGAATGCGGGGACACGGGCAGGCCGGCCTGTGCGGCGGCCGCGCCGAGCCGCAGCGCGAGCACCGGGTCCCGTTCGGGGCGCGCGGCCAGCGCCAGCACGGCCTCGCCGTCGGATTCCACGACCCCTTCGGCCAGCGGGGCGCGCGCCGACTCGGCCGGGCCCCGGCTCCCCAGCAGCCCGCGCAGGCGGGGGCGGGCGGAGCGGGCGCGGAGCACCCGCCCGACCTCGCGCCAGGTGACGTCTCCGGCGTACGCGACGACCCGCGCGGCCTCGTACACCTCGCGCAGCAGGGCGTCGGCGTCGAGCAGTCCGAGCCGTTCGGCGACCTGGTCCTGTTCCTGGAGGGAGAGCCGGTCGGTGGCCCGGCCGGTCACCAGGTGCAGGGCGTCGCGCGTGTCCAGCAGTGTGCGTCGGGCCTCGGCGAGTCCCTCGCGGGGGGCGTCGGCGAGCCAGGAGGCGGCGACGGCCCGCAGCGCGGTGATGTCGCGCAGGCCGCCGCGGGCCTCCTTGAGGTCGGGTTCGAGCAGGAAGCGCAGCTCGCCGGCCCGGTCGGCGCGCTCGCGGCACAGGGTGTGCAGTTGCGGGAGCCGTTTGACGGCCTGGTTGCGCCAGTCGGCCAGGACGGAGGTGCGCAGCCCGGCGAGGAGTCCGGCGTCACCGGCGACGGGGCGGGAGTCGAGCAGTCCGAGGTGGACCTTGAGGTCCTCGGCGGCGGTCTTGCGGGCCTCCGCGGGGGTCCGTACGGAGTGGTCGAGGGCCACGCCGAGGTCCCACACGGGGTACCAGAGGCGGTCGGCCAGCGCGCCGAGCGCGCGGGCGTCGGCCTTGCCGTCGTGCAGGAGCAGCAGGTCGAGGTCGCTGCGGGGGGAGAGTTCGGCGCGCCCGTAGCCGCCGACGGCGACCAGCGAGGCGCCTCGTACGCCGGTCTCCCGCACGGCTCGCGCGAAGAGGGCCCGCAGCCAGTCGTCGGTCAGGGCTGCCAGGGCGGAACGCCGGGAAGGCCCGGACCGCGACTCCTCCCGGAGGAGTCGCAGCCGGGCCGCGGCGTAACCGCTGGGTCCCGAGTCGGCCGGTTCGGTCGTGGTCGCGTCCACACTCGTCACCCAGGGTCTCCCGTCGCCTAGAGCGCGTCAGCGCCGCGCTCGCCGGTGCGGACCCGGATGATCGAGTCCACGGGGACGCTCCACACCTTGCCGTCACCGATCTTGCCGGTGTGGGCCGCGGTGACGAGCACATTCATCACGTCGTCGGCCGCGTCGTCCTCGACGACCACCTCGATGCGGATCTTCGGTACGAGGTCCACGGTGTACTCGGCGCCTCGGTAGACCTCCGTGTGGCCGCGCTGGCGGCCGTATCCGCTGGCCTCGGAGACCGTGAGTCCCTGCACCCCGAAGCGCTGGAGGGCTTCCTTGATCTCGTCGAGCCGGTGGGGCTTGACGATCGCGGTGATCAGCTTCATGCGTCAACCTTCTTGGTCGCGGCGGCAGCGGGGGTGGCGGTTCCGCGCGAGGCTCCGCCGCCGGCTCCGCTGAAGTCGTATGCGGTCTCGGCGTGCTCGACCTGGTCGATGCCGGAGACCTCGACGTCCTCGGTGACCCGCATTCCGATCGTCTTGTCGAGGAGGAAGGCGAGGATCGCGGACGCCACGAGAGAGTAGGCCAGGACGGAGAAGACTCCGATGGCCTGCTTGCCGAGTTGCTCCAGGCCGCCGCCGTAGAAGAGGCCGGCCACGTCGGACTGGACCCCGCCGGTCGCGAAGAACCCGACGAGCAGGGAGCCGACGATGCCGCCGACGAGGTGGACGCCGACCACGTCGAGGGAGTCGTCGTAGCCGAACTTGTACTTCAGGCCCACGGCCATGGCGCACAGCACGCCGGCGATGGCTCCGACGGCGATCGCGCCGAGCGGGGAGACCGCGCCGCCCGACGGGGTGATGGCGACGAGGCCCGCGACGGCGCCGGAGGCGGCGCCGAGGGTGGTGAAGGAGCCGTGGCGCAACTTCTCGTAGGCGAGCCAGGCGAGCATGGCGGCGGCGGTGGCGACCTGCGTGTTGACGAACATGACCGCGCCGACGCCGTCGTCGTTGCCGAGCCAGGAGCCCGCGTTGAAGCCGAACCAGCCGAACCACAGGAGGCCGGCGCCGAGCATCACGAGGGGGAGGCTGTGCGGGCGCATCGGGTCCTTCTTGAAGCCGACGCGCTTGCCGATGACCAGGATGACGCCGAGGGCCGCGGCGCCCGCGTTGATGTGGACGGCGGTGCCGCCGGCGAAGTCGATGACGCCGAGTTCGAAGAGCCAGCCGCCCGCGCCCCACACCCAGTGGGCGACGGGGAAGTAGACGACGGTGACCCACAGGGCGGTGAAGAGGGCCCAGGCGCTGAACTTGACGCGGTCGGCGAGGGCGCCGCTGATCAGGGCGGGGGTGATGACGGCGAACATCAGCTGGAAGACGGCGAAGACGTACACCGGGATGGTGTAGCCGTCCCACAGCTCGGTGATCCCGATGCCGCTGAGGCCGACGTAGTCGGAGGACCAGCCGATGAGCGAGCCGGCGTCGGTGCCGAAGGCGAGGCTGAATCCGTAGAGGACCCAGAGGATCGTGACGATCCCGAGGCTGATGAAGCTCATCATCAGCATGTTGAGACTGCTCTTGACGCGGACCATGCCTCCGTAGAAGAAGGCGAGTCCCGGGGTCATCAGCATGACCAGGGCGGAGCAGATGAGCATGAACCCGGTGTTCGCGGCAGACAGCGTCGGGGCGTCTGCCGCGAGGGTCGTGATGGCTGATGCCATCGGCGTCTCCTCGTCGTCGGTACGTTCGCGTGCGGGCGATCGTGAAAACCTGAGCGGCGTTAAGGGGCTGGCCGGTTATTGGCCCTGAGATTCGCGCAGGCCGGTTTCCGGCGGCGCCGCTGCGTGTTTCACGCCGATGACGAAGAGGTCGTGCGTGTTACGCCTCCATGAACGAGCGGAAGCGCGAAAGCCGGCCGCGGCGGTGACCCGGGAGACCTGGCTGGGGGAGCCTGATCGGGCTTCACGGGGTCCGCTGCCGCGGCCGGTGCCTGGGGGACGGCCGTCAGGGCCGTCAGACGGCCTCCGCGGCCTCGGGGAGCCGGGCGGCGAGGACGTCCGTCAACCGGACCACCTCGGCGACGTCGCCGTACTCACGCGCGGCCTGGTCGACGGTCTTGCGGAGTCGCGTGTTCACCCGTTCGGACCGCACTTTTCGCGCCACGTCCAGGGCCTGGTCGACGAGGACGGCCGCCTGCTCGGGCTCGCGCCGGAGCAGGTGGACGGTGGCCATCCCGACGAGGTTCAGGGCGTACGAGCGCTGGTGTTCGTCGTCCTTGGCGAACAGCTCCACGGCCCGCGCCATGACGGGTTCGGCGAGGGAGGCGTAGGTGGGGCTGCGGCCCGCGACGTAGGCCAGGTCCCGGTACGAGTGGGAGTTCTCGCCGTTCAGCTCGGCCTCGGAGAAGAAGCGGATCCAGTCGGGCTCGGGCTCGCCGTCGAAGGCGACGTCGGAGAAGGTGTCCTCGGCCATCCGCACGGCGCGCTTGCAGCGGCTGGGCTGGCCCATGTTGGCGTAGGCGCGGGCCTCCATCGCATACAGCATGGCCTGGGTCCGGGGTCCGGCGCAGTCGCGGCTGCCGTACTGCGCGAGGTGGATGAGTTCCAGGGCGTCCTCGGGGCGCCCGAGGTGGATCATCTGGCGGCTCATGCCGGAGAGGATGTACGAGCCGAGCGGCTTGTCCCCGCCCTCCTTGGCGGCGTGCAGGGCCAGGACGAAGTACTTCTGCGCGGTGGGGTGCAGGCCGATGTCGTAGCTCATCCAGCCGGCGAGCTCGGCGAGCTCGGCCGCGACCTTGAAGAGCCGCTTCATGATCGGGGCGGGGTGGTTCTCCTGGAGCAGGTCGGTGACCTCGTGCAGCTGGCCCACCACGGCCTTGCGGCGCAGCCCGCCACCGCACTGGGCGTCCCACTGGCGGAACATCACGGTGGTGGCTTCGAGCAGGTCGAGTTCCGGTTCGGACAGCCGGGGCGGCCGGTGGCCGCCCGTGGACCCGCCCTCGGTACGCGATCCGGGGTCGGCGGTCGGGGTGGGGACGAGCCAGCGCTGCATGGGTTCGATGAGCGCGGGGCCCGCGCTCAGGGCGAGCGAGGTCCCGAGGAAGCCCCGGCGCGCCAGCATCAGGTCACTGCGGGAGAACTCGCTGAGCAGCTCCACGGTCTGCGGGCCGGCCCAGGGCAGGTCCACACCGGACACGGAGGGGGTCTGGTGGGCGGTGCGCAGGCCGAGCTGCTCGATGGCGACGACGGAGCCGAAGCGCTCGGAGAACAGCTCCGAGAGGATCCGCGGAACGGGTTCGCGGGGTTGCTCGCCGTCGAGCCAGCGGCGGACCCGCGAGGTGTCGGTGCTGATGTGGTGGGCGCCCATCTGGCGGGCCCGGCGGTTGACCTGTCGGGCCAGCTCACCCTTGGACCAGCCACTGCGGACGAACCAGGAGGTCAGCTGCTCATTGCGATCGGCAGCCTCCGACGACTCGCTCGTTCCGCTTGCGCCGTTGCCGCTCACAGGAACGCCCCCATCCGTTCAGCATCCTCATCACGAAACCCTGGCTCGGAGCGCAGGCGCGACCGGGTGCCTTCACAGGTCCTTCACGCTTTGCCTCCGGCATACCCACGAACGGGTCTGCCCTCCGGGCTCGTGTACCGAAAGTAATCCTACGATCACCCCCACCGCGAGGTCGATTCCAGAAACGCCACCATTCGCCACCCCTTCGAATGAACTCGCCACCGGCCAGGCGCGATTCACTTGACAGGCAGGCGAAACGGAATGGTTGGACGGGAGTGCACTGGGGGCGCGCGCGGTGAGGAGTGCGCCGGGCGACCCCCTCCCGGAGTGGCTCCCGGGGCCGACCGACAGGAGGTCTCGCCGACGTCGTAACCACCGACGCGTTCGACCCGTTGGAGGGGGCATGGGCATGGGCTTCACGATCGGCGGCAGCCGCGGCACCAAGGAGTTCCGTTCCGGCGCTCGGCGCCGCGGCAGGACCTCGGAGTACACGACGGTGGCGGAGTACACCGGCCTGTGGGGCTGGGAGACGGTCCCCGGCGCCCGGGCGGCGGCACCCGCCGCCGGGTGTTCCTGCGGTCATACGAATTGCGGTGCGCCCGGGGCGCATCCGCTGGACTTCGCACCCACCGTGCCGGCGGGCGCCACCCTCGACGAGGTCACCGAGATCTGGGGCGAGTACCCCGGCGCCGCGATCATGCTCCCCGTCGGTCGGTCCTTCGACGTCATCGAGGTCTCCGCGGAGGCCGGGCGGCGCGCGCTGGTCCGACTGGAGCGGATGGGGCTCCCGCTGGGCCCGGTCACCGTGACCCCGGACGACCGGGCCCAGTTCTTCGTCGCCCCCGGGGCCGCGGCCGAGCTGCCGCAGTTGCTGTACCGGATGGGCTGGGACGACGCCGATCTCGACCTGCGGGCCCTGGGCCACGGCGCCTTCCTCACCGCCCCGCCCTCCGACCGCGCGGGGCTCGGCCCGGCCGGCTGGCTTCGGCCGCCCGCGCTCGACTGCGTGGGCGGGCCGCCGCAGGCCCGGCTGCTGCTGGGGACGCTCGCGTACATCTGCCACCGCCTGCGGCGCTGACGGCCGTACGCGTGCCAGTGCCCCCGCATCCGGTCGGATGCGGGGGCACTGGCACGCGTACGGCGGCGGGGTCGCGGAGCGAGTCGCTCAGTCGCCGATCAGGGCGTCCACGAACGCCTCCGGCTCGAAGGGGGCCAGGTCGTCCGGTCCCTCGCCGAGACCGATGAGCTTGACCGGGACGCCCAGCTCGCGCTGGACGGCGACGACGATGCCGCCCTTGGCGGTGCCGTCGAGCTTGGTCAGCACGATGCCGGTGATGTCCACCACCTCGGCGAAGACGCGCGCCTGGGTGAGGCCGTTCTGGCCGGTGGTGGCGTCCAGCACGAGCAGGACCTCGTCCAGCGGGCCGTGCTTCTCCACGACGCGCTTGACCTTGCCGAGCTCGTCCATGAGCCCGGTCTTGGTGTGCAGCCGGCCGGCGGTGTCGATCAGCACGACGTCCGCGCCCTCGGCGATGCCCTCCTTGACGGCGTCGTAGGCGATCGACGCCGGGTCGCCGCCTTCGGGGCCGCGCACGGTGCGGGCGCCGACCCGGTCCCCCCAGGTCTGGAGCTGGTCGGCGGCGGCGGCACGGAAGGTGTCCGCCGCGCCGAGCACGACGCTGCGGCCGTCGGCGACGAGGACGCGGGCCAGCTTGCCGGTGGTGGTGGTCTTGCCGGTGCCGTTGACGCCGACGACCATCACGACGGCCGGGGTGTCGACGCCGCTCTCGGTCTTGACGGCGCGGTCGGAGTCGGTGCCGACCAGGGTCAGCAGCTCCTCCTTCAGGAGGGTGCGCAGGTCGGCGGGGGTGCGGGTGCCGAGCACCTTGACCCGCTCGCGGAGCCGGTCCACCAGTTCCTGCGTCGGCACGACGCCGACGTCGGCGATCAGGAGGGTCTCTTCGATCTCCTCCCAGGTGTCCTCGTCGAGGTGCTCGCGGGAGAGCAGCGTGAGCAGCCCCTTGCCGAGCGAGTTCTGCGAACGGGAGAGCCGTGCGCGCAGCCGGACCAGGCGGCCGGCGGTGGGCTCGGGCACCTCGATCTCGGGTGCCGCGACCACGGGGTCCTCGACGGCGACCGGGGAATCGGTGGCCGCCTCCGCCTCGGGAAGGGTCACCTCCTCGATCGTGCGACGCGGCTCTTCCGCCGTGGGGGCGGCGTCCTCCCCCACCTGCGGTTCGGCGGGCGGGGCAGTGATGGTCGGCGGGCCGGGCGGTGCCGTGGGGGGCAGCTGCTTCTTCTTGCGGCTGCCGACCACGAGCCCGCCGACCAAGCCGACCGCGACCAGGGCGATGACTACAGCGAGAATGAGGATGTCCATAACCCCACCAGTATCGGCCACGGCGCGCGGCGCGGGCGGACCCGCGCGGGCGGCGCCGCGGAGCGTGGCCGGATGGGGTGCGGCCCTCGCCGGCGAGCCCTTCGGCGCTCCCCGCCGGGCATTACTCCTCTATTTGTGATTTTCGCGGCGAAACTACGATGATGTACCACTCCCCCCACATCCCCACGGAGTAGTGCATGCCTGCCAAGCCCACTGCCGGTGCGACGGAGACCGCCCAGGAGACGGCGGTCGAGACCCGCGGACTGGAACCCGTACCGGACCACGAGCGGGGCGGCCGGGTGCGCGAACTCGTCCCGACCTGGGTCGCCGCCAACATCAGCG of the Streptomyces sp. NBC_01426 genome contains:
- the nsdA gene encoding transcriptional repressor NsdA, which encodes MSGNGASGTSESSEAADRNEQLTSWFVRSGWSKGELARQVNRRARQMGAHHISTDTSRVRRWLDGEQPREPVPRILSELFSERFGSVVAIEQLGLRTAHQTPSVSGVDLPWAGPQTVELLSEFSRSDLMLARRGFLGTSLALSAGPALIEPMQRWLVPTPTADPGSRTEGGSTGGHRPPRLSEPELDLLEATTVMFRQWDAQCGGGLRRKAVVGQLHEVTDLLQENHPAPIMKRLFKVAAELAELAGWMSYDIGLHPTAQKYFVLALHAAKEGGDKPLGSYILSGMSRQMIHLGRPEDALELIHLAQYGSRDCAGPRTQAMLYAMEARAYANMGQPSRCKRAVRMAEDTFSDVAFDGEPEPDWIRFFSEAELNGENSHSYRDLAYVAGRSPTYASLAEPVMARAVELFAKDDEHQRSYALNLVGMATVHLLRREPEQAAVLVDQALDVARKVRSERVNTRLRKTVDQAAREYGDVAEVVRLTDVLAARLPEAAEAV
- a CDS encoding P-II family nitrogen regulator — encoded protein: MKLITAIVKPHRLDEIKEALQRFGVQGLTVSEASGYGRQRGHTEVYRGAEYTVDLVPKIRIEVVVEDDAADDVMNVLVTAAHTGKIGDGKVWSVPVDSIIRVRTGERGADAL
- a CDS encoding bifunctional DNA primase/polymerase — protein: MGFTIGGSRGTKEFRSGARRRGRTSEYTTVAEYTGLWGWETVPGARAAAPAAGCSCGHTNCGAPGAHPLDFAPTVPAGATLDEVTEIWGEYPGAAIMLPVGRSFDVIEVSAEAGRRALVRLERMGLPLGPVTVTPDDRAQFFVAPGAAAELPQLLYRMGWDDADLDLRALGHGAFLTAPPSDRAGLGPAGWLRPPALDCVGGPPQARLLLGTLAYICHRLRR
- the ftsY gene encoding signal recognition particle-docking protein FtsY, which produces MDILILAVVIALVAVGLVGGLVVGSRKKKQLPPTAPPGPPTITAPPAEPQVGEDAAPTAEEPRRTIEEVTLPEAEAATDSPVAVEDPVVAAPEIEVPEPTAGRLVRLRARLSRSQNSLGKGLLTLLSREHLDEDTWEEIEETLLIADVGVVPTQELVDRLRERVKVLGTRTPADLRTLLKEELLTLVGTDSDRAVKTESGVDTPAVVMVVGVNGTGKTTTTGKLARVLVADGRSVVLGAADTFRAAAADQLQTWGDRVGARTVRGPEGGDPASIAYDAVKEGIAEGADVVLIDTAGRLHTKTGLMDELGKVKRVVEKHGPLDEVLLVLDATTGQNGLTQARVFAEVVDITGIVLTKLDGTAKGGIVVAVQRELGVPVKLIGLGEGPDDLAPFEPEAFVDALIGD
- the ffh gene encoding signal recognition particle protein, which produces MFDTLSDRLASTFKSLRGKGRLSEQDIDAAAREIRIALLEADVALPVVRSFIANVKERARGEEVSKALNPGQQVLKIVNDELVSILGGETRRLRFAKTAPTVIMLAGLQGAGKTTLAGKLGLWLKGQGHAPLLVACDLQRPNAVNQLSVVAERAGVAVYAPQPGNGVGDPVQVAKDSIEYARTKQYDVVVVDTAGRLGIDQELMQQAADIRDAVSPDEILFVVDAMIGQDAVNTAEAFRDGVGFDGVVLSKLDGDARGGAALSIAHVTGKQIMFASNGEKLDEFDAFHPDRMAGRILDMGDMLTLIEQAEKTFSQAEAEKMAAKLAKGPKEFTLDDFLAQMEQVRKMGSISKLLGMLPGMGQIKDQINNIDERDVDRMAAIIKSMTPAERQDPHLINGSRRARIAKGSGAEVSAVKSLVERFFEARKMMSRMAQGGGMPGMPGIPGMGGGPGRQKKQVKQAKGKRKSGNPMKRKEEEAAAAARREQGPQAGEPAAGGNPFGLPAGGAQPGQDFDLPDEFKKFMK
- a CDS encoding [protein-PII] uridylyltransferase encodes the protein MTSVDATTTEPADSGPSGYAAARLRLLREESRSGPSRRSALAALTDDWLRALFARAVRETGVRGASLVAVGGYGRAELSPRSDLDLLLLHDGKADARALGALADRLWYPVWDLGVALDHSVRTPAEARKTAAEDLKVHLGLLDSRPVAGDAGLLAGLRTSVLADWRNQAVKRLPQLHTLCRERADRAGELRFLLEPDLKEARGGLRDITALRAVAASWLADAPREGLAEARRTLLDTRDALHLVTGRATDRLSLQEQDQVAERLGLLDADALLREVYEAARVVAYAGDVTWREVGRVLRARSARPRLRGLLGSRGPAESARAPLAEGVVESDGEAVLALAARPERDPVLALRLGAAAAQAGLPVSPHSVRRLAAQAKPLPVPWPAEAREQLLTLLGAGEPTIGVWEALEAEGLITRLLPDWERVRCRPQRNPVHTWTVDRHLVETAVRASEMTRRVSRPDLLLMAALLHDIGKGWPGDHSVAGETIARDVATRVGFDARDTAVLGVLVRNHLLLIDTATRRDLDDPATVRSVAEAVGSTGTLELLHALTEADALATGPAAWSAWRGSLVADLVARVAAVLRGAPPAATEPEIPSTEQERLAVEALRTGEPVLALHARQEEDAVGVELVVAVPDQPGVLPAAAGVLALHRLTVRAADLRSLELPDLPGEVLVLRWRVAAEYGSLPETARLRTDLIRALDGSLDVPAKLAERESAYPRRRGVVPPPPRVSVIPDVSSLATVLEVRAPDAVGLLHRIGRALEFAGVRVRSAHVSTLGANAVDSLYVVDADGKPLPPAPAAALAAEVEAALR
- a CDS encoding ammonium transporter, which translates into the protein MASAITTLAADAPTLSAANTGFMLICSALVMLMTPGLAFFYGGMVRVKSSLNMLMMSFISLGIVTILWVLYGFSLAFGTDAGSLIGWSSDYVGLSGIGITELWDGYTIPVYVFAVFQLMFAVITPALISGALADRVKFSAWALFTALWVTVVYFPVAHWVWGAGGWLFELGVIDFAGGTAVHINAGAAALGVILVIGKRVGFKKDPMRPHSLPLVMLGAGLLWFGWFGFNAGSWLGNDDGVGAVMFVNTQVATAAAMLAWLAYEKLRHGSFTTLGAASGAVAGLVAITPSGGAVSPLGAIAVGAIAGVLCAMAVGLKYKFGYDDSLDVVGVHLVGGIVGSLLVGFFATGGVQSDVAGLFYGGGLEQLGKQAIGVFSVLAYSLVASAILAFLLDKTIGMRVTEDVEVSGIDQVEHAETAYDFSGAGGGASRGTATPAAAATKKVDA